A single Fusobacterium simiae DNA region contains:
- a CDS encoding BKACE family enzyme, producing MKTIITVAPTGAWPTKKDNPNIPMTPKEIADDVFECYKAGAAIAHLHMRDDEGRGSMSTDKFIETVKLIKEKCNIVINLTTSGDLNATEEDRQAHLKILKPELASYDCGTMNWMNNSLFINHPLFLEKLGKTMLENNIKPEIEVFDTSFIYNAKYYIKKGILKTPAHFQFILGAAGGIAATIDNLVYLKNLIPENSTWGALGIGKAHVPVMLATVAMGGHLRVGMEDNVYYGPGILAESNSQLVKRAADIIKIAGNEVATVEDVREIFKLTK from the coding sequence ATGAAAACAATTATTACTGTTGCTCCTACTGGAGCATGGCCGACAAAAAAAGATAATCCAAATATTCCTATGACTCCCAAAGAAATAGCAGATGATGTTTTTGAATGCTATAAAGCAGGAGCTGCAATAGCACATCTTCATATGAGAGATGATGAAGGAAGAGGCTCAATGTCAACTGATAAATTTATAGAAACTGTTAAATTAATAAAAGAAAAATGTAACATAGTTATTAATCTAACAACATCTGGAGATTTAAATGCAACAGAAGAAGATAGACAAGCTCATTTAAAGATATTAAAACCTGAATTAGCTTCTTATGATTGCGGTACTATGAATTGGATGAATAATAGTTTATTCATAAATCATCCATTATTTTTAGAAAAATTAGGAAAAACTATGTTAGAAAACAATATTAAACCTGAAATTGAAGTCTTTGATACTTCTTTTATATACAATGCAAAATATTATATAAAAAAGGGAATTTTAAAAACCCCTGCTCATTTCCAATTTATTCTTGGTGCTGCTGGTGGTATTGCAGCTACTATAGACAATTTAGTTTATCTAAAAAACTTAATTCCAGAAAACTCTACTTGGGGTGCATTAGGAATAGGAAAAGCTCATGTCCCTGTAATGTTAGCAACTGTTGCTATGGGAGGGCATTTAAGAGTTGGAATGGAAGATAATGTCTATTATGGACCAGGAATATTAGCCGAATCTAATTCTCAACTTGTTAAAAGAGCAGCAGACATAATAAAAATTGCTGGAAATGAAGTTGCAACTGTTGAAGATGTCAGAGAAATTTTTAAATTAACTAAATAG
- a CDS encoding sigma 54-interacting transcriptional regulator, producing the protein MKKEIDIKNFDCLEILNNLYDGIYIVDGDGKTIFVNDAYCKITGIPREELIGKKVQEIQKKGLYKGSVTERVLKEKKVISSIGKSTITNKDILVTGTPIFDEKGKIKLIVINDRDISELKRLEIENIKYKEIQEKTDEKINFLNRKHILGKDISLDDLPTNISNIIKEISSSNITVLITGEFGTGKDSLAQKIYYYSNRTKNPFFQISCNEYEENLLEKELFGTIKEKNSHFGLLELANKGTLYISEIDMMSTKIQKKLLKVLNEKKLKKNGGEIINIDIRFIFSSNKDIEIEVKNKNFSKEFFEKINIISIKIPPLRERKASFSSFVNKFLIKFNKKYNKNINLLKDEMKLLKMYNWPGNLKELENFLERLVVTYNDGDDIKAIIKSMLLLEYSDILANQNLSLKEMMQKIEKNIIIKLLNQYGTVNKVAPILGISQPALSKKCKVLKILK; encoded by the coding sequence ATGAAAAAAGAAATAGATATTAAAAATTTTGATTGCTTAGAGATATTAAATAACTTATATGATGGAATATATATCGTTGATGGTGATGGAAAAACAATTTTTGTCAATGATGCTTATTGCAAAATAACTGGTATTCCTAGAGAAGAATTAATTGGAAAAAAAGTGCAAGAAATTCAAAAAAAAGGACTATATAAAGGTTCTGTAACTGAAAGAGTTCTTAAAGAAAAAAAAGTTATATCCTCTATTGGAAAAAGTACAATTACAAATAAAGACATTTTAGTTACTGGAACTCCAATTTTTGATGAAAAAGGTAAAATTAAACTTATTGTAATTAATGATAGAGATATAAGTGAATTAAAAAGATTAGAAATTGAAAATATAAAGTACAAAGAGATTCAAGAGAAAACAGATGAAAAAATAAACTTTTTAAATCGGAAACATATTTTAGGAAAAGATATCTCATTAGATGATTTACCTACTAATATTAGTAATATAATAAAAGAAATCTCATCTTCTAATATAACCGTTCTCATAACAGGTGAATTTGGAACAGGAAAAGATTCTTTAGCTCAAAAGATTTATTATTATAGTAACAGAACTAAAAATCCATTTTTTCAAATTAGTTGTAATGAATATGAAGAAAACTTACTAGAAAAAGAATTATTTGGAACAATAAAAGAAAAAAATTCTCATTTTGGACTTTTAGAATTAGCAAATAAAGGAACATTATATATCTCTGAAATTGACATGATGTCAACAAAAATCCAAAAAAAACTACTAAAAGTACTAAATGAAAAAAAGTTAAAAAAAAATGGTGGAGAAATTATTAATATTGACATTCGTTTTATATTTTCAAGCAATAAAGACATTGAAATTGAAGTTAAAAATAAAAATTTTTCAAAAGAATTTTTTGAAAAAATTAATATTATTTCAATAAAAATTCCTCCATTAAGAGAAAGAAAAGCTAGTTTTTCTTCTTTTGTAAATAAATTTTTAATTAAATTTAATAAAAAATATAATAAAAATATAAATTTATTAAAAGATGAAATGAAATTATTAAAAATGTATAATTGGCCAGGAAATTTAAAAGAATTAGAAAACTTTTTAGAGAGACTTGTAGTCACTTATAACGATGGAGATGATATAAAAGCTATTATTAAATCTATGCTACTTTTAGAGTATTCTGATATACTTGCAAACCAAAATTTGAGCCTAAAAGAAATGATGCAAAAAATAGAAAAAAATATTATTATTAAATTATTAAATCAATATGGAACTGTTAATAAAGTTGCCCCAATTTTAGGAATTAGTCAACCAGCTCTTTCTAAAAAATGTAAAGTATTAAAAATATTAAAATAA
- a CDS encoding M18 family aminopeptidase gives MEKLKFAKDLIKFIDESPSNYFACINTKNILEKKGFSELSEIEEWKLKKGGKYFVTINDSGIIAFTIGSEKISKTGYKIAASHTDSPGFLIKPNPEINRKSFNILNTEVYGGPILSTWFDRPLSFSGRVFVESDNAFRPKKYFINYDKDLFIIPSLCIHQNRGVNDGMAINAQKDTLPLVTITDEKEKFSLKKLLAKQLKVKEDKILSYDLNLYSREKGSLLGANEEFISVGRLDNLAALHAGVMSLVDNKDKKNTCVVVGYDNEEIGSNSIQGADSPTLKNILERISNAMKLSFEEHQQALANSFVISNDAAHSIHPNYLEKSDPTNEPKINCGPVIKMAANKSYITDGYSKAVIEKIAKDNKIPIQTFVNRSDVRGGSTIGPIQQSQIRILGIDIGSPLLSMHSVRELGGVDDHYNLYRLISEFFKK, from the coding sequence ATGGAAAAATTAAAATTTGCAAAAGATTTAATAAAATTTATTGATGAAAGTCCATCTAATTATTTTGCTTGTATTAATACAAAGAATATTTTAGAAAAAAAAGGATTTTCTGAACTTTCTGAAATAGAAGAATGGAAACTAAAAAAAGGTGGGAAATATTTTGTAACTATAAATGACAGTGGAATTATAGCTTTTACAATAGGAAGTGAAAAAATTTCTAAAACAGGTTATAAAATTGCTGCTTCACATACAGATAGTCCTGGATTTTTAATAAAGCCTAATCCTGAAATAAACAGAAAAAGTTTCAATATTTTGAATACAGAAGTTTATGGTGGACCTATTTTAAGCACTTGGTTTGATAGACCTTTGTCATTCAGTGGTAGAGTATTTGTTGAAAGTGATAATGCTTTTAGACCTAAAAAATATTTTATAAATTATGATAAAGATTTATTTATAATTCCATCTCTTTGTATACATCAAAATAGAGGTGTAAATGATGGAATGGCAATTAATGCCCAAAAGGATACTTTACCATTAGTTACTATTACTGATGAAAAAGAAAAATTTTCTTTAAAAAAATTATTAGCTAAACAATTAAAAGTCAAAGAGGATAAAATTTTAAGTTATGACTTAAATTTATATTCAAGAGAAAAAGGTTCTCTATTAGGAGCTAATGAAGAATTTATTTCAGTTGGAAGACTGGATAATCTTGCTGCACTTCATGCAGGTGTAATGTCTTTGGTGGACAATAAAGATAAAAAGAATACTTGTGTTGTTGTAGGTTATGATAATGAAGAAATAGGATCTAATTCAATTCAAGGTGCAGATAGTCCTACTTTAAAAAATATTTTAGAAAGAATTTCAAATGCTATGAAATTAAGTTTTGAAGAACATCAACAGGCTTTGGCTAATTCTTTTGTTATTTCAAATGATGCTGCACATTCTATACATCCTAATTATTTAGAAAAATCAGATCCAACTAATGAGCCTAAAATTAATTGTGGACCCGTTATAAAAATGGCTGCTAATAAATCATATATAACTGATGGCTATTCAAAAGCTGTTATTGAGAAAATAGCAAAAGATAATAAAATTCCTATTCAAACTTTTGTAAATCGTTCTGATGTTCGTGGAGGTTCAACAATAGGGCCTATACAACAATCACAAATAAGAATATTAGGAATTGATATTGGAAGTCCACTACTTTCTATGCACTCTGTAAGAGAGTTAGGTGGAGTTGATGACCATTATAACTTATATAGACTAATTAGTGAATTTTTCAAAAAATAA
- a CDS encoding toxin-antitoxin system YwqK family antitoxin produces MKKILFLLLAFCSFIAYAAGDINIDEINKYVREKLNRDKEITFTYKINKANNTLEGYSEEGRLIAVNSLKDEPAVAQMAGMKTKVSEKNGKLNPFSEIYLANGELAVRNTYKFNKDVNVFATDAVIAYINGEIPYSPELKAFIDGIDRIQIETFENNKLALFTTYEINHKTQQITIKNGLSPKVTITKAVLSINGLNGTMETYYENGKINQKVAIKNGLFNGKVEKFSDKSGKLVGTGTMKDGLPDGEFIEYDEAGKVISKVKYKDGKEVK; encoded by the coding sequence ATGAAAAAAATTTTATTTTTACTTTTAGCTTTTTGTAGTTTTATTGCTTATGCAGCAGGAGATATAAATATTGATGAAATAAATAAATATGTTAGAGAAAAGTTAAATAGAGATAAGGAAATCACATTTACTTACAAGATTAATAAGGCTAATAATACTTTGGAAGGATACAGTGAAGAAGGACGACTTATTGCAGTTAATTCTTTAAAAGATGAACCAGCTGTTGCACAAATGGCAGGAATGAAAACTAAAGTTTCTGAAAAAAATGGGAAGTTGAATCCATTTTCTGAAATATATCTTGCCAATGGAGAATTAGCTGTTAGAAACACTTATAAATTTAATAAGGATGTTAATGTATTTGCAACAGATGCTGTGATAGCTTATATAAATGGAGAAATTCCATATAGTCCTGAATTAAAAGCTTTTATAGATGGTATTGACAGAATACAGATTGAAACTTTTGAAAATAATAAATTAGCATTATTTACTACTTATGAAATAAATCATAAAACTCAACAAATAACTATTAAAAATGGTTTAAGTCCAAAAGTAACTATTACAAAAGCAGTTTTATCAATTAATGGTTTAAATGGAACTATGGAAACTTACTATGAAAATGGAAAAATTAATCAAAAAGTAGCTATTAAAAATGGTTTATTTAATGGAAAAGTAGAAAAATTCTCTGATAAGAGTGGTAAACTTGTTGGAACAGGGACAATGAAAGATGGTCTACCTGATGGAGAATTTATTGAATATGATGAAGCAGGAAAAGTAATTTCAAAAGTAAAATATAAAGATGGTAAAGAAGTAAAATAA
- a CDS encoding flavodoxin family protein has protein sequence MKTLIVYSTISGNTKSVCERIYRVLKSEKKIVNVKDIKNVKVEDYDNIIIGFWCDKGTMDKDSIEFLKTLNNKNIYFLGTLGARPDSEHWNDVFENAKKLCSENNNFKDGLLIWGRISKEMQDIMKKFPAGHPHGVTPERIARWEAASTHPDEDDFKKAEEFFTNLLNK, from the coding sequence ATGAAAACATTAATAGTTTATTCTACAATTAGTGGTAATACAAAGTCAGTGTGTGAAAGAATATATAGAGTTTTAAAATCTGAAAAAAAAATAGTAAATGTTAAAGATATTAAAAATGTGAAAGTGGAAGATTATGATAACATTATTATTGGTTTCTGGTGTGATAAAGGAACTATGGATAAAGATTCTATTGAATTTTTAAAAACTTTAAATAATAAAAATATTTATTTTTTAGGTACATTAGGAGCAAGACCTGACTCAGAGCATTGGAATGATGTTTTTGAAAATGCTAAAAAATTATGTTCTGAAAATAATAACTTTAAAGATGGTTTATTAATTTGGGGAAGAATTTCAAAAGAAATGCAAGATATAATGAAAAAATTTCCAGCTGGACATCCTCATGGAGTAACTCCTGAAAGAATTGCAAGATGGGAAGCTGCTTCTACTCACCCAGATGAAGATGATTTTAAAAAAGCAGAAGAATTTTTTACTAATTTGTTAAATAAATAA
- a CDS encoding coproporphyrinogen-III oxidase family protein, with protein sequence MFKIRYKSHHDVGNIISKFTQNLKASKDDFLDLLNTENKNKQLGIYFHIPYCDKICSFCNMNRKQLDNDLEEYTKYLCEEIKKYGAFKFCQTSEIDVVFFGGGTPTIFKKEQLERILKTLNENFKFAKDYEMTFETTLHNLTFEKLKVMEENGVNRISVGIQTFSNRGRKLLNRTYDKDYVVERLKEIKKRFSGLVCIDIIYNYANQTDEEVLQDADLLAEVEADSASFYSLMIHDGSDISKEREKDKSIYIYSLERDEELHNLFYSRCVEKGYKLLELTKLTNGRDSYKYIRNNNGLKNLLPIGNGAGGHIQDIGVYNMNQQMSFYSKTSEINHNLSMISGLMQFDKFDLEEIKKYCDDKIYKIIYKRLQEFEKEGYIKIENNFAIYQLKGIFWGNSLVANIIEEIGRHL encoded by the coding sequence ATGTTTAAAATACGATATAAATCACATCACGATGTAGGAAATATTATTTCTAAATTTACACAAAATTTAAAAGCAAGTAAAGATGATTTTTTAGATTTACTTAATACAGAAAATAAAAATAAACAGTTAGGGATATATTTCCATATTCCTTACTGTGATAAAATTTGTTCTTTTTGTAATATGAACAGAAAACAGCTTGATAATGATTTAGAAGAATATACAAAATACTTATGTGAAGAAATTAAAAAGTATGGAGCTTTTAAATTTTGTCAAACAAGTGAAATAGATGTTGTTTTCTTTGGTGGAGGAACACCAACTATATTTAAAAAAGAGCAATTAGAAAGAATATTAAAGACTTTAAATGAAAATTTTAAATTTGCTAAAGACTATGAAATGACTTTTGAAACAACCTTACATAATTTAACTTTTGAAAAACTTAAAGTTATGGAAGAAAATGGAGTAAATAGAATAAGTGTAGGGATACAGACTTTCTCTAATAGGGGTAGAAAACTTTTAAATAGGACTTATGATAAAGACTATGTTGTAGAAAGATTGAAAGAAATTAAAAAAAGATTTTCTGGACTTGTCTGTATAGATATAATATATAACTATGCTAATCAAACCGATGAAGAAGTCTTACAAGATGCAGATTTATTAGCAGAAGTTGAAGCAGACAGTGCAAGTTTTTATTCCCTTATGATACATGATGGTTCTGATATTTCTAAGGAAAGGGAAAAAGATAAGTCTATATATATTTATAGTTTAGAAAGAGATGAAGAATTACATAATCTTTTTTATAGTAGATGTGTTGAGAAAGGATACAAACTTTTAGAATTAACAAAATTAACTAATGGTAGAGATAGCTATAAGTATATTAGAAATAATAATGGCTTAAAAAACTTATTACCTATTGGAAATGGGGCAGGTGGACATATTCAAGATATTGGAGTTTACAATATGAATCAACAAATGAGCTTTTACTCTAAAACATCTGAAATTAATCATAATCTTTCTATGATTTCAGGTTTAATGCAGTTTGATAAATTTGATTTAGAAGAAATAAAAAAATATTGTGATGATAAAATTTATAAAATTATTTATAAAAGATTACAGGAATTTGAAAAAGAAGGATATATAAAAATTGAAAATAACTTTGCTATATATCAACTAAAAGGAATTTTTTGGGGAAATAGCTTAGTGGCAAATATAATTGAAGAAATTGGGAGGCATTTATGA
- a CDS encoding ABC transporter ATP-binding protein yields MAIIDIEKLNYSYGKKEVLKELSLNIDENKLTGIIGPNGCGKSTLAKNIIKYINGSFEYFKIMNTDIRKLSHKKIAQLISYIPQKSVIIPNISVFDYVLLGRFPLLKNSWDNYSKSDCEIVENNINLLNIKELRDRNIETLSGGELQKALLARALAQEAKILLLDEPTSALDLNNAVEFMKILKNISIQKNISVIIIIHDLNLASLFCDSLIILKDGKFIEKGSPKEVINEKNIKSVYNLDCKVCYNENDKPYIIPKT; encoded by the coding sequence ATGGCTATAATAGATATTGAAAAGCTTAATTATTCCTATGGAAAAAAAGAAGTTTTAAAGGAATTAAGTTTAAATATAGATGAAAATAAATTGACTGGAATAATTGGACCAAATGGTTGTGGAAAATCAACTTTAGCCAAAAATATTATTAAATATATAAATGGTAGTTTTGAATATTTTAAAATAATGAACACTGATATAAGAAAACTTAGTCATAAAAAAATAGCACAACTTATTTCGTATATTCCACAGAAAAGTGTAATAATTCCTAATATTTCTGTTTTTGATTATGTCTTATTAGGTAGATTTCCTTTATTAAAAAATTCTTGGGATAATTATTCTAAAAGTGATTGTGAAATTGTTGAAAATAATATAAATTTATTAAATATTAAAGAATTAAGAGATAGAAATATTGAAACTTTATCAGGAGGAGAATTGCAAAAAGCACTATTGGCAAGAGCTTTAGCTCAAGAAGCAAAAATTTTACTTTTAGATGAACCTACTTCTGCACTTGACTTAAATAATGCTGTGGAATTTATGAAAATTTTAAAAAATATTTCTATACAAAAAAATATATCAGTAATTATTATTATTCATGATTTGAATTTAGCTTCATTATTTTGTGATAGTCTAATAATTTTAAAAGATGGAAAATTTATAGAAAAAGGAAGTCCAAAAGAAGTAATAAATGAAAAAAATATAAAATCTGTTTATAATTTAGATTGTAAAGTTTGCTATAATGAAAATGACAAACCTTATATTATTCCAAAAACATAA
- a CDS encoding FecCD family ABC transporter permease has protein sequence MKKIFFLISLMITFIVIALSLSIGSVFIPIKSLLFLSPMDEYMKMIVFDLRLPRILMAFLVGMLLASSGNIVQIIFQNPLADPYIIGIASSATFGAVIAYLLKLPEFSYGIVAFICCMLSTLLIFKISKRGNKIEVNTLLIVGITLSAFLAGFTSFAIYMIGEDSFRITMWLMGYLGNASWSQIVFLIIPLVFSSAYFYAKRNELDILMLGDEQAHSLGINIAKLKFHLLIVSSFVVAYSVAFTGMIGFVGLIVPHIMRSIIGPLNARLIPFVLIYGGIFLLICDTFGRIILAPVEIPIGVITSILGAPFFLYLALKSRRK, from the coding sequence ATGAAAAAAATATTTTTTTTGATATCATTGATGATAACTTTTATAGTAATAGCACTCTCTTTATCAATAGGGAGTGTTTTTATTCCAATAAAAAGTTTACTATTTTTATCTCCTATGGATGAATATATGAAAATGATAGTATTTGATTTAAGATTACCAAGAATTTTAATGGCATTCTTGGTTGGCATGTTACTTGCTTCAAGTGGAAATATTGTACAAATAATATTTCAAAATCCACTTGCTGATCCTTATATAATTGGTATTGCCTCAAGTGCAACTTTTGGTGCAGTTATAGCTTACCTTTTAAAGCTACCAGAGTTTTCTTATGGAATAGTCGCTTTTATCTGTTGTATGCTAAGTACACTTTTAATTTTCAAAATTTCAAAAAGAGGAAATAAAATAGAAGTTAATACTTTATTAATTGTTGGTATAACTTTGTCAGCATTTTTAGCAGGCTTTACATCATTTGCTATCTATATGATAGGAGAAGATTCATTTAGAATAACAATGTGGCTTATGGGCTATTTAGGTAATGCTAGTTGGAGTCAAATAGTATTTTTAATAATACCACTTGTTTTTTCCAGTGCATATTTTTATGCTAAAAGAAATGAGCTTGATATATTGATGTTAGGTGATGAACAAGCACATTCATTGGGAATAAATATAGCAAAATTAAAATTTCATTTACTTATAGTATCATCTTTTGTTGTAGCTTATTCTGTTGCTTTTACAGGAATGATAGGTTTTGTAGGGCTAATTGTACCTCATATAATGAGAAGTATAATAGGACCTTTAAATGCAAGATTAATCCCTTTTGTTTTAATCTACGGTGGAATATTTTTACTTATATGTGATACATTTGGAAGAATTATTTTAGCACCTGTTGAAATTCCAATAGGAGTTATAACTTCTATATTAGGAGCACCATTCTTTCTATATTTAGCTTTAAAAAGTAGGAGGAAATGA